From Diceros bicornis minor isolate mBicDic1 chromosome 21, mDicBic1.mat.cur, whole genome shotgun sequence, the proteins below share one genomic window:
- the SLC45A4 gene encoding solute carrier family 45 member 4 isoform X3 — MALNIHAFSAGLGGAIGYVLGGLDWTQTFLGAWFRTQNQVLFFFAAIIFTVSVALHLFSIEEEQYSPQQERSPEAADALPPAARPSVPDGSAGLFPDEVQSEHELALDYLDVDMVRSKSDSVLHVPDAALDLEPQLLFLHDIEPSIFHDASYPSTPRSNSQELAKTRPPCLPSLLRETAKEDETLLDSHSNEAQVPNGSGSPPKDGLSGYTRVDGKPSTTSASMRRRRHMFRRQASSTFSYYGKIGAHRYRYRRANAVVLIKPSRSMSDLYDLQKRQRQRCRHRNPSGATTSSGDTESEEGEGETTVRLLWLSMLKMPRELMRLCLCHLLTWFSVIAEAVFYTDFMGQVIFEGDPKAPSNSTAWQAYNAGVKMGCWGLVIYAATGAICSALLQKYLDSYDLSIRVIYVLGTLGFSIGTAVMAMFANVYVAMIMISTMGIVSMSISYCPYALLGQYHDIKEYVHHSPGNSKRGFGIDCAILSCQVYISQILVASALGGVVDAVGTVRVIPMVASVGSFLGFLTATFLVIYPEVSEEAKEEQKGLSSQTSGEGGSGSEKPTVLKLSRREGPQGPVVTESMV, encoded by the exons ATGGCCCTCAATATCCACGCCTTCTCTGCCG GCCTCGGTGGGGCCATCGGCTATGTGCTGGGCGGGCTGGACTGGACCCAGACCTTCCTGGGCGCCTGGTTCCGAACACAGAACCAAGTGCTCTTCTTCTTCGCGGCCATCATCTTCACGGTGTCGGTGGCCTTGCACCTCTTCAGCATCGAGGAGGAGCAGTACAGCCCCCAGCAGGAGCGGAGCCCGGAGGCGGCCGACGCCCTGCCCCCTGCCGCCCGCCCCAGCGTCCCGGACGGCAGCGCCGGCCTGTTTCCAGACGAGGTGCAGTCGGAGCACGAGCTCGCCCTGGACTACCTGGACGTGGACATGGTGCGGAGCAAGAGCGACTCGGTGCTGCACGTGCCAGACGCCGCGCTGGACCTGGAGCCCCAGCTGCTCTTTCTGCATGACATCGAGCCCTCCATCTTCCACGACGCCTCCTACCCCAGCACCCCCCGCAGCAACAGCCAGGAGCTCGCCAAGACCAGGCCGCCCTGCCTGCCCTCACTGCTCAGGGAAACCGCGAAGGAGGATGAGACGCTGCTCGACAGTCACTCGAACGAAGCCCAAGTCCCAAACGGAAGTGGCTCCCCCCCAAAAGACGGCCTCAGTGGCTACACCAGGGTGGACGGGAAGCCCTCGACCACATCAGCCTCCATGAGGCGGCGCCGGCACATGTTCCGCCGGCAGGCCTCCAGCACCTTCTCCTACTACGGCAAGATTGGGGCCCACCGCTACCGCTACCGGCGCGCCAATGCCGTGGTCCTGATCAAGCCATCACGCAGCATGAGCGACTTGTACGACCTGCAGAAGCGGCAACGGCAGCGGTGCCGGCACCGGAACCCGAGCGGGGCCACCACCTCCAGCGGGGACACGGAGagcgaggagggggagggggagaccaCTGTGCGGCTGCTGTGGCTGTCCATGCTGAAGATGCCCAGGGAGCTGATGCGGCTCTGCCTCTGCCACCTGCTCACCTGGTTCTCCGTCATCGCCGAGGCCGTGTTCTACACAGACTTCATGGGCCAGGTCATCTTCGAAGGGGACCCCAAG GCCCCCTCCAACTCCACCGCCTGGCAGGCCTACAATGCCGGCGTGAAGATGGGCTGCTGGGGCCTGGTCATTTATGCGGCGACCGGCGCCATTTGCTCAG CCCTGTTACAGAAGTACTTGGACAGCTACGACCTGAGCATCAGGGTCATCTACGTGCTGGGGACGCTGGGCTTCTCCATCGGCACGGCCGTGATGGCCATGTTCGCCAACGTCTATGTCGCCATGATCATGATCAGCACCATGGGCATCGTCTCCATGAGCATCTCCTACTGTCCCTACGCCCTGCTCGGGCAGTACCACGACATCAAGGAG TACGTGCACCACAGCCCCGGGAACTCCAAGCGCGGCTTCGGCATAGACTGCGCCATCCTCTCCTGCCAGGTCTACATCTCCCAGATCCTGGTGGCGTCTGCCCTCGGGGGCGTGGTCGACGCCGTTGGGACTGTGCGCGTTATCCCCATGGTGGCCTCCGTGGGCTCTTTCCTGGGCTTCCTGACGGCCACGTTCCTGGTGATCTACCCGGAGGTGTCGGAAGAGGCCAAGGAGGAGCAGAAAGGCCTGTCTTCCCAGACGTCGGGGGAAGGCGGGAGCGGCAGCGAGAAGCCCACTGTGCTGAAGCTCTCCCGCAGGGAGGGCCCACAGGGGCCAGTGGTGACGGAGTCGATGGTGTGA